The following proteins are co-located in the Sphingomonas panacis genome:
- the ribD gene encoding bifunctional diaminohydroxyphosphoribosylaminopyrimidine deaminase/5-amino-6-(5-phosphoribosylamino)uracil reductase RibD, producing the protein MTTGADDARWMAAALSLAERARGRSTPNPNVGCVIVQGGRVLGRGWTQPGGRPHAEAMALEQTGETARGATCYVTLEPCAHVSPRGPACADLLVAAGVARVVVALRDPDPRTDGDGIARLAAAGIAVTTGIGAAEARRSMAGFLTRQRFGRPHVTLKLALSLDGAAAMGDGRSQWITGAEARAHAHLERARHDAILIGRGTLAADQPRLDVRLAGLERRAPARILLSATPEPGWITLAAPGAIATLAGVDTLLVEGGAATAAAFLAEDLVDRLLLYRAPILIGGGRTLPTIGLDDLAQAHGRWARLDARQLGSDGLAVYERTGRD; encoded by the coding sequence ATGACGACGGGGGCCGACGACGCGCGCTGGATGGCGGCGGCACTGTCGCTCGCCGAGCGTGCGCGGGGGCGATCGACTCCCAACCCCAATGTAGGCTGCGTCATCGTGCAGGGTGGCCGTGTCCTCGGGCGCGGCTGGACTCAACCCGGCGGGCGTCCGCACGCCGAGGCGATGGCGCTCGAACAGACCGGCGAGACGGCACGCGGCGCGACCTGCTACGTCACGCTCGAACCCTGCGCGCACGTTTCGCCGCGCGGACCCGCCTGCGCCGATCTGCTCGTCGCGGCCGGGGTCGCGCGCGTGGTGGTCGCGCTCCGCGATCCCGATCCGCGCACCGATGGCGACGGCATCGCGCGGCTGGCGGCGGCGGGGATCGCCGTCACCACCGGCATCGGTGCAGCCGAAGCGCGGCGCAGCATGGCCGGCTTCCTCACCCGCCAGCGTTTCGGCCGCCCCCATGTCACGCTCAAGCTCGCGCTGTCGCTCGACGGCGCGGCCGCGATGGGCGATGGGCGCAGCCAATGGATCACCGGGGCGGAGGCACGCGCGCACGCCCATCTCGAACGTGCGCGGCATGACGCGATCCTGATCGGGCGCGGCACGCTGGCGGCGGACCAGCCGCGACTCGACGTGCGCCTCGCCGGCCTCGAGCGCCGTGCGCCGGCCCGAATCCTGCTCTCCGCCACCCCCGAACCCGGCTGGATCACGCTTGCGGCACCCGGCGCGATCGCGACTCTCGCCGGCGTGGATACGCTGCTGGTCGAAGGCGGCGCGGCGACGGCGGCGGCCTTCCTCGCCGAAGATCTCGTCGATCGGCTGCTGCTGTACCGCGCGCCGATCCTGATCGGCGGCGGCCGCACCTTGCCCACCATCGGCCTCGACGATCTCGCGCAGGCGCATGGCCGCTGGGCGAGACTTGACGCACGACAACTTGGCAGCGACGGGCTCGCGGTCTACGAGCGCACGGGGAGAGACTGA